The genomic DNA GAAAGACTGGAATCTTATTAAAAATTTTTTTACTCCAAGCACCACTGCATATAATTGCTTTTTCGCAGGTAATTTTTTTTAGTTCCCCAGTGGCACATAAAACTGTCGCTCCAGTAATTTTGTTTTTTTCTAATGTCAAATCCTCTACTTCTGATCCTTCTTGAAATTCGACTCCATGCACGGAGCATGCCCTCTCAAGAGCTCGCATCAGTCTTCTTCGGTTATCTATCTGACCATCTTGTTCAAAAAGTAAACCATGTTTCCAAATCGAATTTATTCCCTTAATTTCTGTTTGAAGATCTTTCTGATTTAAATACTTTCCATATTCATAAGTAGGAAACTCTTCAAGATCTTCTTTATTTATAAAAGGAACTACTATTCCACATTGTTTTAAACCGCATTTCATATTACTATCTTTTTCAATACTTTTTATCCATTTTGGAATTAGACTTTGACTTTTTTGGCCAAATTTTAGTAATTCATCTTCGAGCCCTTCGGCATGCGTAGCTAACATTCCTGCAGCAACAAATCCAGCTGATTCATTTCTGTTTTTGCTTAAAACTAAAACTTTGAAATTATTTCTAGAAAATTCATAAGCAATAGATAAACCTATTAGTCCACCGCCAATAATTAAAATTGAATTTTTTGTTTCTTGCGTCATTTAATATTTAATATTTTTATTTGTGTTTTGGTCCTCTTTTCCTTTATATCCAATAATATTAATAAAGAGACTTTTAATAATGAACAATTTTGAATCTTGGGAAGCTGTTATTGGTTTGGAAACTCATGTACAGCTTAATACGAAAAGTAAAATATTTACATCTGCGTCAACAGCTTTTGGTGATGCACCTAATACGC from Prochlorococcus marinus CUG1416 includes the following:
- the thiO gene encoding glycine oxidase ThiO — its product is MTQETKNSILIIGGGLIGLSIAYEFSRNNFKVLVLSKNRNESAGFVAAGMLATHAEGLEDELLKFGQKSQSLIPKWIKSIEKDSNMKCGLKQCGIVVPFINKEDLEEFPTYEYGKYLNQKDLQTEIKGINSIWKHGLLFEQDGQIDNRRRLMRALERACSVHGVEFQEGSEVEDLTLEKNKITGATVLCATGELKKITCEKAIICSGAWSKKIFNKIPVFPVKGQMLSIQGPTNFLKRVIFGPKTYLVPRDDGLIIVGATVEKDSKFNQGNTPYGIKELQEGICSLLPEAINWPQMEHWWGFRPCTPDLKPIIGKSKIENLFIATGHYRNGVLFSAITSDLLLKIVQNKILKEIEKSFLEKFSLDRFEI